A single region of the Streptomyces vilmorinianum genome encodes:
- a CDS encoding FUSC family protein — translation MFVAPDPGLVRLRIALRAVIGVGLAVAVAELCGLSLAASITGGLAALLALFTVMDASVRAQTVTTALLPAAGFPVLALATTLHGLDLVRDAAFIAVVFCGVYARRWGPRGHALGIFAFMNFFITQFLHAVPAQLPELYGAVALALVAAAVVRFVLWPIERRTPPPAVPAGLPGTGLARPTTRQAFQAAAACTVALAVGQLVSDERWYWAVGTAWWIFVNTASRGETLVRGFRRVLGTVIGIVVGLLVAVPLQGAPLPTAVLVALCVFGIFYTAPVSYSWMMLAVTVMAGLLYGLLGVLDAGLLVLRLAETAVGAVCASLAVVIVLPVTTHATNDAWIQRVLWCVHVCTAEAAARLAGSPTADPTPHAKELELLLGRVRLSLAPLVHPLSPYRARKARARRVLALLDACAHEVRGLVSVASDPDASHDARLAAACWRVESAVEALTAPGADRPRKVTTAPATASAAPAGPPALAHVHGLERLLAELGEPLHTSPRSPLVGS, via the coding sequence ATGTTCGTGGCTCCGGACCCGGGGCTTGTGAGGCTCAGGATCGCGCTCCGAGCCGTGATCGGTGTCGGGCTCGCCGTCGCCGTCGCCGAGCTGTGCGGGCTCTCCCTCGCAGCCTCGATCACCGGTGGGCTCGCGGCCCTCCTCGCCCTCTTCACGGTCATGGACGCGAGCGTGCGCGCCCAGACGGTGACCACGGCCCTGCTGCCGGCCGCCGGATTCCCGGTCCTCGCCCTGGCGACCACCCTGCACGGCCTCGACCTCGTCCGGGACGCCGCGTTCATCGCCGTCGTCTTCTGCGGGGTCTACGCCCGCCGCTGGGGCCCCCGGGGCCATGCGCTCGGGATCTTCGCGTTCATGAACTTCTTCATCACGCAGTTCCTGCACGCCGTCCCCGCCCAGCTGCCGGAGCTGTACGGAGCCGTCGCCCTGGCGCTGGTCGCCGCCGCCGTGGTGCGGTTCGTCCTGTGGCCCATCGAGCGGCGTACTCCGCCTCCGGCCGTTCCGGCGGGACTGCCCGGTACGGGGCTGGCCCGGCCCACCACCCGGCAGGCGTTCCAGGCCGCCGCCGCGTGCACGGTCGCCCTGGCCGTCGGACAGCTCGTCTCGGACGAACGCTGGTACTGGGCCGTCGGCACGGCGTGGTGGATCTTCGTCAACACCGCCTCGCGCGGGGAGACCCTGGTCCGTGGCTTCCGCCGCGTCCTGGGGACCGTCATCGGGATCGTCGTCGGGCTGCTCGTCGCCGTCCCGCTCCAGGGGGCGCCGCTGCCGACCGCCGTCCTCGTGGCCCTCTGCGTCTTCGGCATCTTCTACACCGCCCCCGTCTCCTACAGCTGGATGATGCTGGCGGTCACGGTGATGGCGGGACTCCTCTACGGCCTGCTCGGCGTCCTCGACGCCGGCCTCCTCGTCCTGCGGCTGGCCGAGACGGCCGTCGGCGCGGTGTGCGCCTCACTCGCCGTGGTGATCGTGCTGCCCGTGACCACCCACGCCACGAACGACGCCTGGATCCAGCGCGTCCTGTGGTGCGTGCACGTGTGCACCGCCGAGGCGGCCGCGCGCCTCGCCGGGTCGCCCACCGCCGACCCCACGCCGCACGCCAAGGAGCTGGAGCTGCTCCTCGGGCGGGTGCGCCTCTCCCTTGCCCCGCTGGTCCACCCGCTCAGCCCGTACCGGGCCCGCAAGGCGCGTGCCCGCCGGGTGCTGGCCCTCCTCGACGCGTGCGCGCACGAGGTCCGCGGGCTGGTCTCGGTCGCCTCCGACCCGGACGCCAGCCACGACGCCCGCCTCGCGGCCGCCTGCTGGCGCGTCGAGTCGGCCGTCGAGGCCCTGACCGCGCCCGGAGCCGACCGGCCCCGCAAGGTCACCACGGCGCCCGCGACGGCCTCGGCAGCGCCCGCCGGCCCGCCGGCGCTCGCGCACGTGCACGGCCTCGAGAGGCTGCTCGCCGAGCTCGGCGAGCCCCTGCACACCTCTCCGCGCTCCCCGCTCGTGGGCTCCTGA
- a CDS encoding lactonase family protein gives MGGTGARRPVRAFIGSFTSAGGRGVLAADVDAATGALTVTGATDAVADPSFLALAGGVLYAVSETEEGAVAALDVSGAVPRPLGEPRPVHGSGPTHLAVTSGHVLTANYGCGSVTALPLRVDGSLGPATDHVRHEGSGPVADRQSGPHAHQVLPAPGGPWAAAVDLGTDSVRVYALDPATGALRPHGETRLDAGAGPRHLTFHPAGTHAYVLNELRPTLTVCRWDAAEGVLEALGEVPVLPEGAIAPSYPSEVVVAPDGRFLWVAVRGDDSLAVLALDASGEKAELVTTVPCGGRWPRDLTLDPSGRRLYAANERSGDVTWFDIDPDSGIPRRAGSIAAPAASCVVLG, from the coding sequence ATGGGCGGCACGGGTGCGCGGCGACCGGTACGGGCCTTCATCGGGTCGTTCACCTCGGCGGGGGGCCGGGGCGTGCTCGCCGCCGACGTGGACGCGGCGACCGGCGCCCTCACCGTCACGGGCGCGACCGACGCGGTCGCGGACCCGTCCTTCCTCGCCCTCGCGGGCGGGGTGCTCTACGCCGTCTCCGAGACCGAGGAGGGGGCCGTCGCCGCCCTCGACGTCTCCGGGGCCGTCCCCCGCCCCCTCGGCGAGCCCAGGCCCGTCCACGGCTCCGGACCCACGCACCTCGCCGTCACCTCCGGCCATGTCCTGACGGCCAACTACGGCTGCGGCAGCGTCACCGCCCTGCCCCTCCGCGTCGACGGCTCCCTCGGGCCGGCCACCGACCACGTCCGGCACGAGGGCTCGGGCCCGGTCGCCGACCGCCAGAGCGGCCCCCACGCCCACCAGGTCCTGCCCGCTCCCGGCGGCCCGTGGGCGGCGGCCGTGGACCTCGGCACCGACTCCGTACGCGTCTACGCCCTCGACCCCGCGACCGGGGCGCTGCGGCCGCACGGCGAGACCCGCCTGGACGCGGGCGCCGGACCGCGCCATCTGACCTTCCACCCGGCCGGCACGCACGCCTACGTCCTGAACGAGCTGCGCCCCACCCTCACGGTCTGCCGCTGGGACGCCGCGGAAGGGGTCCTCGAAGCCCTCGGAGAGGTCCCCGTGCTTCCCGAGGGGGCCATCGCCCCGAGCTACCCCTCCGAGGTCGTCGTGGCGCCCGACGGCCGCTTCCTGTGGGTCGCCGTGCGCGGCGACGACTCCCTCGCCGTCCTCGCGCTCGACGCGAGCGGCGAGAAGGCCGAGCTCGTCACCACCGTCCCCTGCGGCGGGCGCTGGCCCCGCGACCTGACCCTCGACCCCTCGGGGCGGCGTCTCTACGCGGCGAACGAGCGCTCCGGAGACGTCACCTGGTTCGACATCGACCCGGACAGCGGCATCCCGCGCCGGGCGGGCTCGATCGCCGCCCCCGCGGCTTCCTGCGTCGTCCTCGGCTGA
- a CDS encoding sirohydrochlorin chelatase has translation MSSPTGPASGLPVRMPRPRQTGRHRRPEPVAAPEGAPALVLAVPGVPSAAIRSLAEEVVSIARSELPGLEAVIGYLDGDDAEYPTLATVLSRTESLRTERYELAMAAGREVSAPEGPAAVVVPLLAGPDSALMRQIRQAVMDSGNVAELTDVLGPHPLLAEALHVRLSEAGLARADRARLFTVATAADGIVLATVGGEEAVQAAGITGMLLAARLAVPVMAAALDQEGSITAIAEQLRGSGSEQLALAPYLIGPELADGLLDAAAKEAGCAAAEPLGAYPAIGKLVLSQYTAALGIAPQQPQGAPTH, from the coding sequence ATGAGCTCCCCCACTGGGCCTGCTTCCGGCCTGCCAGTACGAATGCCGCGACCCCGCCAGACCGGACGGCACCGTCGCCCCGAACCCGTGGCGGCGCCCGAGGGCGCTCCCGCACTCGTCCTCGCCGTTCCCGGCGTGCCGTCGGCTGCCATACGCTCGCTGGCCGAAGAGGTCGTGAGCATCGCCCGTTCCGAGCTGCCCGGCCTGGAGGCCGTGATCGGCTACCTGGACGGCGACGACGCCGAGTACCCGACCCTCGCGACCGTGCTGTCGCGCACGGAGTCGCTGCGCACCGAGCGGTACGAGCTGGCCATGGCCGCCGGCCGCGAGGTCAGCGCGCCCGAGGGGCCGGCCGCCGTCGTGGTGCCGCTCCTCGCCGGCCCGGACAGCGCCCTCATGCGCCAGATCCGCCAGGCCGTGATGGACAGCGGCAACGTCGCCGAGCTGACGGACGTCCTCGGACCGCACCCGCTGCTCGCCGAGGCGCTGCACGTGCGCCTGTCGGAGGCCGGTCTGGCCCGCGCCGACCGCGCCCGCCTCTTCACGGTCGCCACCGCCGCCGACGGCATCGTCCTGGCGACGGTGGGCGGCGAGGAGGCCGTCCAGGCCGCCGGGATCACCGGCATGCTCCTGGCCGCGCGTCTGGCCGTCCCCGTGATGGCCGCCGCGCTCGACCAGGAGGGCTCGATCACCGCGATCGCCGAGCAGCTGCGCGGCTCCGGCTCGGAGCAGCTGGCGCTCGCCCCCTACCTGATCGGTCCCGAGCTGGCCGACGGCCTGCTCGACGCCGCCGCCAAGGAGGCCGGCTGCGCGGCCGCCGAGCCGCTGGGCGCCTACCCGGCGATCGGCAAGCTGGTGCTCTCGCAGTACACGGCCGCGCTGGGCATCGCCCCGCAGCAGCCGCAGGGCGCCCCGACCCACTGA
- a CDS encoding N-acetylglucosamine kinase, which translates to MSSRGQSSGRVVGVDSGGSGLRVALAEAETGRVVDTYSSREPVRTGPGGIEAAHLLEQLLPAIEAMLTRAGGGPVLAVAVGAAGMATLGDELRAHLPGALDRALGVRSLALAADAVTAYAGALGQRPGAVVAGGTGLIALGTDLVTWRRADGWGHLLGDCGSGAWIGRSGLEAALRAYDGRRGGSPALLARAEERFGPAAGLPGALYPRTDRPAVLASFAPEVARCASEGDRVAAGILRQAAAHVAEAAAAVCPATEACEVALTGGLFKMGDALLVPLRSELAEQLPQARTVSAAGDPLSGSLTVASALATGTLRLPVDPRLLHVTEQLGR; encoded by the coding sequence ATGAGTTCGCGCGGGCAGTCATCGGGCCGGGTCGTCGGCGTCGACTCGGGAGGCTCGGGTCTTCGGGTGGCGCTGGCCGAGGCGGAGACCGGCCGCGTCGTGGACACGTACTCCTCACGGGAGCCGGTGCGGACCGGCCCGGGCGGCATCGAAGCGGCGCATCTGCTGGAGCAGTTGCTGCCCGCCATCGAAGCGATGCTGACCCGTGCCGGGGGCGGGCCCGTGCTCGCCGTGGCGGTCGGGGCGGCCGGGATGGCGACGCTCGGCGACGAGCTGCGCGCGCACCTGCCCGGCGCGCTGGACCGGGCGCTGGGTGTACGGAGCCTGGCGCTGGCCGCCGACGCCGTCACCGCCTACGCGGGGGCGCTCGGGCAGCGGCCCGGGGCGGTCGTCGCCGGCGGCACGGGGCTGATCGCGCTCGGCACGGACCTCGTGACCTGGCGCCGGGCGGACGGCTGGGGCCATCTGCTGGGCGACTGCGGCAGTGGGGCCTGGATCGGCCGGTCCGGCCTGGAGGCGGCGCTGCGGGCCTACGACGGGCGGCGCGGCGGTTCGCCGGCGCTGCTGGCCCGCGCGGAGGAGCGGTTCGGTCCGGCGGCCGGGCTGCCGGGCGCGCTGTATCCGCGGACCGACCGACCCGCCGTGCTGGCCTCGTTCGCGCCCGAGGTGGCCCGCTGCGCCTCGGAGGGCGATCGGGTGGCGGCCGGCATCCTGCGGCAGGCCGCCGCGCACGTGGCCGAGGCGGCGGCCGCGGTGTGCCCGGCCACCGAGGCGTGCGAAGTCGCGCTGACCGGCGGGCTGTTCAAGATGGGCGACGCCCTTCTCGTACCCCTGCGGTCCGAGCTGGCGGAGCAACTGCCCCAGGCCCGCACGGTGTCCGCGGCGGGGGATCCGCTCTCCGGATCGCTCACCGTGGCCTCGGCGCTGGCGACGGGGACGCTGCGCCTGCCCGTCGACCCGCGCCTGCTGCACGTAACGGAGCAACTGGGCCGTTAG
- a CDS encoding uracil-DNA glycosylase, with translation MAARPLSELVEPGWAEALRPVAGRIAAMGDFLRAEIAAGRTYLPAGQHVLRAFQQPFDEVRVLIVGQDPYPTPGMAIGHSFAVSPDVRSLPGSLENIFRELHTDLGLPRPSNGDLTPWTRQGVLLLNRALTTAPRKPAAHRGKGWEEVTEQAIRALAARGKPLVSVLWGRDARNARPLLGDLPAIESAHPSPMSADRGFFGSRPFSRTNDLLLRQGAQPVDWRLP, from the coding sequence GTGGCAGCACGACCGTTGAGTGAACTGGTGGAGCCCGGCTGGGCCGAGGCCCTGCGTCCCGTGGCCGGACGCATCGCGGCGATGGGCGACTTCCTGCGCGCGGAGATCGCGGCGGGCCGGACCTATCTGCCGGCGGGACAGCACGTCCTGCGCGCCTTCCAACAGCCTTTCGACGAGGTACGCGTCCTCATCGTGGGGCAGGATCCCTATCCGACCCCCGGAATGGCCATCGGCCACAGCTTCGCGGTCTCGCCGGACGTCCGGTCGCTGCCGGGGAGCCTGGAGAACATCTTCCGCGAACTGCACACGGACCTCGGCCTTCCCCGGCCCTCCAACGGCGATCTGACGCCGTGGACCCGCCAGGGCGTCCTGCTCCTGAACAGGGCGCTGACCACCGCACCCCGCAAGCCCGCCGCCCACCGCGGCAAGGGCTGGGAGGAGGTCACCGAGCAGGCGATCCGCGCTCTGGCCGCCCGTGGCAAGCCGCTGGTGTCCGTGCTCTGGGGCAGGGACGCGCGCAACGCCCGCCCCCTGCTCGGCGACCTGCCGGCCATCGAGTCGGCCCACCCCTCCCCGATGTCGGCGGACCGCGGCTTCTTCGGTTCCCGGCCCTTCAGCCGCACCAACGACCTTCTGCTCCGCCAGGGCGCACAGCCGGTGGACTGGCGACTGCCGTAA
- a CDS encoding WD40/YVTN/BNR-like repeat-containing protein: MPDVVLTVGTRKGLFIGRRRDGRWEFDEPHFNAQAIYSVAIDTRRATPRLLVGGDSAHWGPSVFRSDDLGATWTEPPKPAVKFPQDTGASLERVWQLHPAPAHSPDVVYAGTEPAALFRSVDGGESFELVRPLWEHPTRSRWVPGGGGEAVHTVVTDRRDPEAVTVAVSTAGVFRSRDGGASWAPSNQGVSAVFLPDPNPEFGQCVHKIAQDAGDLDRLYLQNHWGVFRSDDAGAKWTDIGAGLPSDFGFAVAAHPHRADVAYVFPINADSDRVPAERRCRVYRTRDAGESWEPLTAGLPDGDHYGTVLRDALCTDDGDPAGVYFGNRNGEVYASADDGDSWQLLAGHLPDVLCVRAAVIG, translated from the coding sequence ATGCCCGACGTAGTTCTGACCGTAGGCACCCGCAAGGGTCTGTTCATCGGCCGAAGGCGCGACGGCCGGTGGGAGTTCGACGAACCCCACTTCAACGCGCAGGCGATCTATTCGGTCGCCATCGACACGCGCCGTGCCACGCCACGGCTGCTCGTCGGAGGGGACAGTGCCCACTGGGGCCCGTCCGTCTTCCGCTCCGACGACCTCGGCGCCACCTGGACCGAGCCGCCGAAGCCCGCGGTCAAGTTCCCGCAGGACACCGGTGCTTCGCTGGAGCGGGTCTGGCAGCTGCACCCCGCGCCCGCGCACTCCCCCGACGTCGTCTACGCGGGTACGGAGCCGGCCGCCCTGTTCAGGTCCGTGGACGGAGGCGAGTCGTTCGAGCTGGTCCGCCCGCTGTGGGAGCACCCCACGCGCTCCCGGTGGGTGCCCGGCGGGGGCGGTGAGGCCGTGCACACGGTCGTGACCGACCGGCGCGACCCGGAGGCGGTGACGGTCGCGGTGTCGACGGCCGGAGTGTTCCGCTCCCGGGACGGAGGGGCGAGCTGGGCTCCCTCCAACCAGGGGGTCTCCGCGGTCTTTCTGCCCGATCCGAACCCGGAGTTCGGCCAGTGCGTGCACAAGATCGCGCAGGACGCGGGTGACCTGGACCGGCTCTATCTGCAGAACCACTGGGGGGTGTTCCGCAGCGACGACGCGGGCGCGAAGTGGACCGACATCGGGGCCGGGCTCCCGTCCGACTTCGGTTTCGCCGTCGCCGCCCACCCCCACCGGGCCGATGTGGCCTATGTGTTCCCCATCAACGCCGACAGCGACCGCGTGCCGGCCGAACGCCGCTGCCGTGTCTACCGCACGCGCGACGCCGGCGAGAGCTGGGAGCCGCTCACGGCGGGGCTTCCTGACGGCGACCACTACGGCACGGTGCTGCGGGACGCGCTGTGCACGGACGACGGCGACCCGGCGGGCGTCTACTTCGGGAACCGCAACGGCGAGGTGTACGCGAGCGCGGACGACGGCGACAGCTGGCAGCTGCTCGCCGGGCATCTGCCGGACGTGCTCTGTGTGCGGGCGGCGGTGATCGGGTAG
- a CDS encoding NADH:flavin oxidoreductase/NADH oxidase produces MSVALFEPYTLRSLTIPNRVWMAPMCQYSAEVFGPNAGVAGDWHFAHYASRATGGTGLILVEATAVAPEGRISPADLGIWNDTQVEALRRIARFLKEHGTVPGIQIGHAGRKASTKRPWEGRGPVAPGGHGWQPVGPSPVAFAEGYPVPTELTTEGIKEIVGRFADAARRALAAGFEVLEVHGAHGYLIGEFLSPHSNHRTDEYGGSFENRTRLALEVVDAVRAVWPEELPLFFRISATDWLDDQGWTADETVRFAALLREHGVDLLDVSTGGNGGPAKIPSAPGYQVPFAARVKAETGLPVAAVGLITEPRQAEKILANGEADAVLLGRELLRDASWARRAARELGAETHAPSQYAWAI; encoded by the coding sequence ATGAGCGTCGCCCTGTTCGAGCCGTACACCCTGCGATCGCTGACCATCCCGAACCGTGTGTGGATGGCGCCGATGTGCCAGTACTCCGCAGAGGTCTTCGGCCCGAACGCGGGGGTGGCGGGCGACTGGCACTTCGCGCACTACGCCTCCCGCGCCACCGGTGGGACCGGCCTGATCCTGGTGGAGGCGACCGCCGTCGCCCCTGAGGGCCGGATCAGCCCCGCCGACCTCGGGATCTGGAACGACACGCAGGTCGAGGCGCTCCGCCGCATCGCCCGCTTCCTCAAGGAGCACGGCACCGTGCCCGGCATCCAGATCGGGCACGCCGGCCGCAAGGCGTCCACCAAGCGCCCCTGGGAGGGTCGCGGACCGGTCGCCCCCGGCGGCCACGGCTGGCAGCCGGTCGGACCGAGCCCCGTCGCGTTCGCCGAGGGCTACCCCGTCCCGACCGAGCTGACCACCGAGGGGATCAAGGAGATCGTCGGCCGGTTCGCCGACGCCGCCCGCCGCGCCCTCGCGGCCGGGTTCGAGGTCCTGGAGGTGCACGGCGCCCACGGCTACCTCATCGGCGAGTTCCTCTCCCCGCACAGCAACCACCGCACCGACGAGTACGGCGGTTCCTTCGAGAACCGCACGCGCCTGGCCCTCGAAGTCGTCGACGCCGTACGGGCGGTGTGGCCGGAGGAGCTGCCGCTCTTCTTCCGGATCTCGGCCACCGACTGGCTGGATGACCAGGGCTGGACCGCCGACGAGACCGTCCGCTTCGCCGCCCTGCTGCGCGAGCACGGAGTCGACCTCCTCGACGTCTCCACCGGCGGCAACGGCGGCCCCGCGAAGATCCCGAGCGCCCCCGGCTACCAGGTGCCCTTCGCGGCCCGGGTGAAGGCCGAGACCGGTCTGCCCGTCGCCGCCGTCGGTCTGATCACCGAGCCCCGGCAGGCGGAGAAGATCCTCGCCAACGGGGAGGCGGACGCCGTCCTCCTCGGGCGCGAACTGCTCCGCGACGCCTCGTGGGCCCGCCGGGCGGCGCGCGAGCTGGGCGCCGAGACGCACGCGCCGAGCCAGTACGCCTGGGCGATCTGA
- a CDS encoding ArsR/SmtB family transcription factor, producing MTTATNPRALDHPTREEIRLEGVLHALSDPVRLRIVCHMAHEATELACSYFDLPVTKSTTTHHFRVLRESGVIQQIYRGTAKMNALRREDLDALFPGLLDSVLEAAGAQASRQGRPAEDA from the coding sequence GTGACGACCGCGACCAACCCTCGGGCCCTGGATCACCCCACGCGGGAGGAGATCCGCCTCGAAGGGGTGCTGCACGCGCTCTCGGACCCGGTGCGGCTGCGGATCGTCTGCCACATGGCGCACGAGGCGACGGAACTGGCCTGCTCGTACTTCGACCTGCCCGTCACCAAGTCGACGACGACGCACCACTTCCGGGTGCTGCGCGAGAGCGGGGTCATCCAGCAGATCTACCGGGGTACGGCCAAGATGAACGCCCTGCGCCGGGAGGACCTGGACGCCCTCTTCCCGGGCCTCCTCGACAGCGTCCTGGAGGCGGCCGGGGCACAGGCGTCGCGGCAGGGCCGGCCCGCCGAGGACGCGTAG
- a CDS encoding flavodoxin family protein, producing MRAVIVYESLFGNTREVADAIGQGVKEAHPDAEVECVAVDEALPERVGPADLLVVGGPTHMRGMTTGMSRKMGLKAEEKEAGKEGRPFDPLEGAEGPGVRDWFHDTLPKAHTGTHAAAAFDTRADMRLAGGAAGGIARRLRGHGYDLVAEPEGFIIEDTEGPLREGERDRARAWGAALQVA from the coding sequence ATGCGTGCTGTGATCGTGTACGAGAGCCTGTTCGGCAACACGCGCGAGGTCGCCGACGCGATCGGACAGGGCGTGAAGGAGGCACATCCGGACGCCGAGGTCGAGTGTGTGGCGGTGGACGAGGCGCTGCCGGAGCGCGTCGGTCCCGCCGATCTGCTCGTCGTCGGCGGGCCGACCCATATGCGGGGCATGACCACCGGAATGAGCCGGAAGATGGGGCTGAAGGCCGAGGAGAAGGAGGCCGGGAAGGAAGGACGTCCCTTCGACCCGCTGGAGGGTGCCGAGGGCCCGGGCGTCCGTGACTGGTTCCACGACACGCTCCCGAAGGCCCACACCGGCACCCATGCCGCCGCGGCCTTCGACACCCGGGCGGACATGCGCCTGGCCGGCGGGGCGGCGGGCGGGATCGCGCGCCGGCTGCGCGGCCATGGCTACGACCTCGTCGCGGAACCGGAGGGGTTCATCATCGAGGACACCGAGGGTCCGCTGCGTGAGGGCGAGCGGGACCGCGCGCGGGCGTGGGGCGCGGCGCTCCAGGTCGCCTGA
- a CDS encoding FAD-dependent oxidoreductase, with translation MLRVAVVGSGPSGVYTAQSLVQQSVVPGVRVDVLDRLPCPYGLVRYGVAPDHEKIKSLQQNLRAVLEDERIAFIGDVEVGARGLTPGRLLELYHAVVYCVGAARDRRLGVPGEDLAGSFSARDFVAWYSAHPDAAGDGFGLDARAAVVIGVGNVAVDVTRILSRGAAELRPTDVPQGALSALSASRVREVHMVGRRGPGQAKFTTKELRELGALPGARVDVEPADLALDPSFADPSALPAVNRRNVEVVRGWEAGGAGGADATDATDATDAERRIRLRFFLRPVELLGEDGRVAAVRFERTEPDDNGGVRGTGRYEEIEAQLVLRAVGYQGIAPAGLPFDEARGTVPHEAGRVLRDGAPSLGEYVAGWIKRGPTGVIGTNRPCAKETVTSLLADAAELSGRTVAADPLDALRALGHDPVAWRGWLSIERAESALGRSLGRGRVKIPDWAGLRAAARGIADRDA, from the coding sequence GTGCTGCGTGTCGCTGTCGTCGGATCCGGGCCCAGCGGGGTCTACACCGCCCAGTCGCTGGTCCAGCAGTCCGTGGTGCCCGGAGTCAGGGTCGACGTCCTGGACCGGCTGCCCTGCCCGTACGGTCTCGTCCGCTACGGGGTCGCCCCGGACCACGAGAAGATCAAGTCACTGCAGCAGAACCTCCGGGCAGTCCTGGAGGACGAGCGGATCGCGTTCATCGGCGATGTCGAGGTGGGCGCGCGCGGGCTGACCCCGGGCCGCCTCCTGGAGCTGTACCACGCCGTCGTGTACTGCGTGGGCGCGGCGCGGGACCGGCGGCTCGGGGTGCCGGGCGAGGATCTGGCCGGCAGCTTCTCGGCGAGGGACTTCGTCGCCTGGTACAGCGCGCACCCCGACGCGGCGGGCGACGGCTTCGGTCTCGACGCACGCGCGGCGGTCGTGATCGGCGTCGGGAACGTGGCGGTGGACGTCACCCGGATCCTGTCCAGGGGCGCGGCCGAACTGCGGCCGACGGACGTGCCGCAGGGGGCGCTCAGTGCGCTGTCGGCCAGCCGGGTGCGCGAGGTGCACATGGTGGGGCGGCGCGGTCCCGGGCAGGCCAAGTTCACGACGAAGGAGCTGCGGGAGCTGGGCGCGCTCCCGGGCGCGCGGGTGGACGTGGAACCGGCCGACCTGGCGCTGGACCCGTCGTTCGCGGACCCTTCGGCGCTGCCGGCCGTGAACCGGCGGAATGTGGAGGTCGTCCGCGGGTGGGAGGCGGGCGGCGCCGGCGGGGCGGACGCGACTGACGCGACTGACGCGACTGACGCCGAGCGCCGTATCAGGCTGCGGTTCTTCCTGCGGCCGGTGGAGTTGCTCGGCGAGGACGGCCGGGTGGCCGCGGTCCGCTTCGAGCGCACGGAACCGGACGACAACGGGGGTGTGCGGGGTACGGGACGGTACGAGGAGATCGAGGCGCAGCTGGTCCTGCGGGCCGTCGGCTACCAGGGGATCGCCCCCGCCGGGCTGCCCTTCGACGAGGCCCGGGGGACGGTCCCGCACGAGGCGGGCCGTGTGCTGCGCGACGGCGCCCCCTCGCTCGGCGAGTACGTCGCCGGCTGGATCAAGCGCGGACCCACGGGCGTCATCGGCACGAACCGCCCCTGCGCCAAGGAGACGGTGACCTCCCTGCTGGCCGACGCGGCGGAGCTGTCCGGACGGACGGTGGCGGCCGATCCGCTCGACGCGCTGCGGGCGCTGGGCCACGACCCGGTCGCCTGGCGGGGCTGGCTCTCCATCGAACGCGCGGAGTCCGCCCTGGGCCGCTCGCTGGGCCGCGGCCGGGTGAAGATCCCGGACTGGGCGGGCCTGCGGGCGGCGGCGCGGGGAATCGCGGATCGGGACGCCTGA
- a CDS encoding DUF305 domain-containing protein has product MALSGVAVLALSACESSPDGDVPQSKGSTGPAVVAPGKPGEPARRISPAEASKLLPDDKPNAADFTYTQMMIVHHRQALTMTALVPDRAGSDQVKKLADRITAAQQPEIGAMEGWLKSNGGPREQSGHDHHTMPGMASEEQLAELRNAKGEAFDELFLTLMITHHEGAVTMAAEVLGQGNNVLVEEMANDVIAQQTAEINRMRSM; this is encoded by the coding sequence GTGGCGCTGAGCGGCGTCGCCGTACTGGCGCTGTCCGCCTGTGAGTCGAGCCCGGACGGGGACGTGCCGCAGAGCAAGGGGTCCACGGGTCCGGCGGTGGTGGCGCCGGGCAAGCCGGGTGAACCGGCCCGGAGGATATCGCCGGCCGAGGCGTCGAAGCTGCTGCCCGACGACAAGCCCAACGCCGCGGACTTCACGTACACGCAGATGATGATCGTGCACCACCGGCAGGCGCTGACGATGACCGCGCTCGTTCCGGACCGGGCCGGATCGGATCAGGTCAAGAAGTTGGCGGACCGGATCACGGCGGCCCAGCAGCCGGAGATCGGTGCGATGGAGGGTTGGCTGAAAAGCAACGGCGGTCCGCGCGAGCAGAGCGGTCACGACCACCACACGATGCCGGGCATGGCGAGCGAGGAGCAGTTGGCCGAGCTGAGGAACGCGAAGGGCGAGGCGTTCGACGAGCTGTTCCTGACGCTGATGATCACCCACCACGAGGGGGCGGTGACGATGGCGGCCGAGGTGCTGGGGCAGGGGAACAACGTGCTGGTGGAGGAGATGGCGAACGACGTGATCGCGCAGCAGACCGCGGAGATCAACCGGATGCGGTCGATGTAG